One part of the Rutidosis leptorrhynchoides isolate AG116_Rl617_1_P2 chromosome 1, CSIRO_AGI_Rlap_v1, whole genome shotgun sequence genome encodes these proteins:
- the LOC139879273 gene encoding ras-related protein RABA5b-like, producing MEEAVGGEEYLFKIVVIGDSAVGKSNLLSRFARDEFDLHSKATIGVEFQTQVMEIDGKEVKAQVWDTAGQERFRAVTSAYYRGAVGALIVYDISRRTTFESVKRWLGELNTHCDTTTARMLVGNKSDLENIRDVSVDKGKQLAEEEGLFFIETSALDSTNVKEAFQIVIREIYNNVRRKVLSSDSYKGELSSNRVSLINGSKSSSSCCSR from the exons atggaaGAGGCAGTGGGAGGGGAAGAATACCTGTTCAAAATCGTGGTAATCGGTGACTCAGCAGTCGGTAAATCAAATCTACTGTCACGTTTCGCTAGAGACGAATTCGATCTACACTCGAAAGCAACAATTGGTGTTGAATTTCAAACTCAAGTTATGGAAATCGACGGTAAAGAAGTTAAAGCTCAAGTTTGGGATACCGCCGGACAGGAACGGTTTCGCGCCGTCACGTCCGCTTATTACCGTGGTGCTGTCGGCGCACTTATCGTTTATGACATCAGCCGTCGTACTACTTTTGAAAGTGTTAAACGCTGGCTTGGTGAACTTAATA CTCACTGTGATACAACTACAGCAAGAATGCTGGTAGGAAACAAGAGCGATCTGGAGAATATCAGGGACGTGAGTGTTGACAAAGGTAAACAACTTGCAGAAGAGGAAGGACTTTTTTTCATCGAGACGTCTGCACTTGATTCTACAAATGTTAAAGAGGCTTTTCAGATCGTTATTCGTGAAATTTACAATAATGTTAGAAGGAAGGTTTTGAGCTCGGATTCCTACAAGGGGGAGTTATCTTCTAATCGTGTGAGCCTCATCAATGGATCGAAGAGCAGTAGTTCGTGTTGTTCGCGATGA